One Tetrapisispora phaffii CBS 4417 chromosome 3, complete genome DNA segment encodes these proteins:
- the OST3 gene encoding dolichyl-diphosphooligosaccharide--protein glycotransferase OST3 (similar to Saccharomyces cerevisiae OST3 (YOR085W); ancestral locus Anc_2.204) — MKLSASVIQYAVICLSVLTYSVYGLSNSELAKLALESPNHIIQLNDQNKEQLLNTQREGYVVVLFTATDPKVKCKICREFESEYIHFVKSWYKDHPNGQSNEDKSKSLFFFEVNIRNVRSMPDLIKYYKIEDVPRFILFRPDGLMDDFEKFTIQTTNTEVRINDLLTKIKTATQIYDIKYYEPTDYSSLLWTVFMTFTVVFIIKRYRNFIYSVFHSNVSKAALLTSFIILMISGYMFNTIKNPRYAGVNKEGDIMYFIPGQLQAQFAIESQIVALLYVSFTIVLVTLVAGQKPLKEFLKGEKHASKIITVLMPITLSFAFYVFVAGFTSIYKVKQSSYPFQVAKLSSLFRRK; from the coding sequence ATGAAGTTATCTGCATCAGTTATTCAATATGCAGTAATATGTTTATCTGTTTTGACTTACTCGGTATATGGTTTGTCTAATTCTGAATTGGCAAAATTGGCATTAGAGAGTCCAAAtcatattattcaattgaatgACCAAAATAAAGAACAGTTATTAAATACACAAAGAGAAGGTTATGTAGTAGTATTATTTACTGCTACGGATCCAAAAGTCAAATGTAAAATTTGTCGTGAGTTTGAAAGCGAATACATACATTTTGTCAAGTCATGGTATAAAGATCATCCAAATGGTCAATCTAACGAGgataaatcaaaaagtttattcttctttgaGGTTAACATTAGAAATGTCCGTAGCATGCCAGATttgattaaatattataaaattgaGGATGTTCCAAGATTTATCTTATTTAGACCAGACGGTTTAATGGATGATTTTGAGAAATTTACAATTCAAACAACAAACACAGAAGTAAGAATAAATGACCTTCTAACAAAGATTAAAACTGCTACGCAAATTtatgatattaaatattatgaaCCAACAGATTATTCATCTTTGCTATGGACTGTATTTATGACATTCACAGttgtttttataattaaaagatatagaaactttatttattctGTCTTTCATTCTAATGTTTCCAAAGCTGCCTTATTAACATCTTtcataatattaatgataagTGGTTATATGTTTAATACCATTAAGAACCCAAGATATGCCGGTGTTAATAAAGAAGGTGATATAATGTACTTCATTCCAGGTCAATTACAAGCACAATTTGCAATTGAATCACAGATAGTTGCTTTGTTATATGTCTCGTTTACCATCGTTTTGGTTACCCTTGTAGCAGGTCAAAAACCGTTgaaagaatttttaaaaggtGAGAAACATGCgtcaaaaattattacagTATTAATGCCAATTACTTTATCATTTGCATTTTATGTCTTTGTTGCAGGTTTCACATCTATTTATAAAGTCAAACAATCAAGCTATCCATTTCAAGTTGCGAAgctttcttctttattcCGTAGGAAATAA
- the MKT1 gene encoding Mkt1p (similar to Saccharomyces cerevisiae MKT1 (YNL085W); ancestral locus Anc_2.205) — protein MPIKTLESYLFERGLVGSYPIDILKNATIGIDVNHYLSRIINNKKNNQLTDAIGEFLPNNLNHFLENDLKIFEENKITPIFVFNGLLTVNQAEYHHSNARFNEGAVNNLEDINTNIFFNKFKISNHRDKAWRSYEYSVKKNQETYIDQPVVPHLSENFNYANNINFSTNLKNYLIRFFIERKISYQVAPYSSWLQLSYLYDSEFIDIIYGPTDCLMLPNMEKFIIGMEFLNKEFRFIDKTKILKDLDLTNDEFVDIAMVLGNDLQPLTLPPLNTINLPTNKMPNSSNNGSNINTNAIVDMAIDMVYNTGTNFYVYQLNNLLQDNNKKNLQFYQRGYSSLKNMPVLQANGKVQLYSSESVLNARDLDKKKNKSTETGSKQITADKQLTTQYEIPNDVYDFIGQQLPAEYYFYQSIGLLDTKLLETLTSGFYYEDIPFSGVPTKSYKQLIKKSAEVFKDLEIGLLTSPINRYYQIKTIKAIIYNNVSGENPDEIQLTNKVTPPTFDKINKIVVKTKTNQQFTIKSFVKLLSNSKDLTKDFTSEIVLFPNTVSSEDKLNVAFDLLATNLLRTLCLLGIFEYDVKAKSLEPTKWGKLLLNFPHLNITETNYSALLVLMIFIKLNVLPFTDSLETTAVSTLSNATLRSYPVESSYIDILSRLLTLYQIGLENSSNDSSNNSNYHGPIDRSSLIVKDHFDYINNNLKELFQSVLVASLASGEFNRLSLKGNTAWQSEIIARLPFNEENTNTIMSMMWEYFLQKYLHNGNTKTDALAFVSTEFKTLKITTEIDEKFNDSLKFLKEVLVLSKELNESNLMNSKEYEIIGKSLEFAEKALSS, from the coding sequence ATGCCAATTAAAACTTTAGAATCTTATTTGTTTGAAAGAGGTTTGGTTGGATCATATCCAATTGACATCTTGAAAAATGCTACTATTGGTATTGATGTTAACCATTATTTATCAAGaataatcaataataaaaagaataatcaattaactGATGCAATTGGTGAATTCTTACCAAACAATTTAAATCACTTTTTAGAGAAcgatttaaaaatatttgaagagAATAAAATCACTCCAATCTTTGTCTTCAATGGTTTATTAACAGTTAACCAAGCTGAATACCATCACTCAAATGCTAGATTTAATGAAGGTGCTGTCAATAATTTGGAAGATATTAACACTaacatcttcttcaacaaattcaaGATTTCTAACCATAGAGATAAAGCTTGGAGATCATATGAATATTCtgtaaaaaaaaatcaagaaACGTATATAGATCAACCAGTGGTTCCACATTTAAGTGAAAACTTTAACTACGCTAATAACATTAActtttcaacaaatttgaagaattatttgattagATTTTTCATTGAACGTAAAATTAGTTACCAAGTTGCTCCATATTCATCTTGGTTGCAGTTATCATATCTTTATGACTCtgaattcattgatatAATCTATGGGCCCACTGATTGTTTAATGTTACCGAACATggaaaaattcattattggTATGGAATTCTTAAACAAAGAATTTAGATTTATCGATAAAACTAAGATTTTGAAGGATTTGGATCTAACGAATGACGAATTTGTTGACATAGCAATGGTGCTTGGTAATGACCTACAACCTTTGACTTTACCTCCTTTAAATACTATTAATCTTCCAACAAATAAAATGCCAAATTCTTCAAACAATGGTTCTAATATCAATACCAATGCGATAGTTGATATGGCTATTGACATGGTATATAATACTGGTACAAATTTTTACGTTTACCAATTGAACAACCTATTACaggataataataaaaaaaatttacaattttatcaaagaGGTTATTCGTCATTGAAAAACATGCCTGTTCTCCAAGCAAACGGTAAAGTCCAACTTTATTCGAGTGAAAGTGTTCTAAATGCGAGAGATTTggataaaaagaaaaataaatcaactgAAACTGGAAGTAAACAAATTACTGCTGACAAACAATTAACAACTCAATATGAAATTCCAAATGACGTTTACGATTTTATAGGACAACAATTACCTGctgaatattatttctatcAATCAATTGGTTTACTCGATACTAAATTACTTGAGACATTAACTTCAGGATTCTACTATGAAGATATCCCATTTAGCGGTGTCCCAACAAAATCttataaacaattgattaaaaaatctGCAGAAGTTTTCAAAGACCTAGAGATTGGACTTTTAACTTCTCCTATAAATagatattatcaaattaaaaCCATAAAGgccattatatataataatgtcTCTGGAGAAAACCCGGATGAAATTCAGTTAACAAATAAGGTGACTCCACCGACCTTcgataaaataaataaaattgttgttaAAACCAAGACTAATCAACAATTTACTATCAAATCATTTGTTAAACTGTTATCCAACTCAAAAGATCTCACAAAAGATTTTACATCTGAAATTGTACTATTTCCGAATACAGTTTCAAGCGAAGATAAGTTAAATGTAGCCTTCGATCTACTGGCAACTAATTTATTGAGAACTCTCTGTCTATTAggtatttttgaatatgatGTGAAAGCCAAATCACTAGAACCTACCAAATGGGGTAAACTGTTATTGAACTTTCCTCATTTAAACATTACCGAAACAAACTATTCTGCATTGTTagttttaatgattttcataaaattaaacGTCTTACCATTTACAGATAGTTTAGAAACAACAGCGGTTTCGACATTATCAAATGCAACTTTACGTTCATATCCTGTTGAGAGTtcatatatagatatattatcaCGTCTATTGACATTGTATCAGATTGGATTAGAAAATTCTAGCAATGACTCAAGTAATAATTCTAATTATCATGGCCCAATTGATAGATCATCTTTGATTGTCAAGGATCACTTTGATTACATtaacaataatttaaaagaactATTCCAATCTGTTTTGGTTGCATCATTGGCATCTGGCGAATTCAATAGATTATCATTGAAGGGAAATACAGCTTGGCAATCTGAAATTATTGCCAGATTACCATtcaatgaagaaaatacaaatacaaTTATGTCAATGATGTGGGAATATTTCTTACAGAAATATTTACACAACGGTAACACCAAAACGGATGCTTTAGCTTTTGTTTCCACAGAATTCAAGACTTTGAAAATAACCActgaaattgatgaaaaattcaatgatTCTCTAAAGTTCTTAAAAGAGGTTTTAgttttatcaaaagaattaaatgaatccaatttaatgaattcaaaagaGTACGAAATAATTGGAAAGTCTTTGGAATTTGCCGAAAAGGCTTTGTCTTCTTAA
- the END3 gene encoding End3p (similar to Saccharomyces cerevisiae END3 (YNL084C); ancestral locus Anc_2.207) produces the protein MPKLEQFEIKKYWQIFTGLKPVDNKVDHDQVLPMLYNSKLDSSILNQIWFLADIDDDDNLDFEEFVICMRLIFDLVNKNISSVPDELPDWLVPGSKAKLVKERKKLKQEENIELPKANDLPQIDWYISPEDKTFYDNLISSIQMNTDGTYTLQSISDALKNKFFNIGTSDINKAWTLVNPSSSASINKDPALYFIHILRQRNDVGALIPSEYPTNLESVINKKQIDYNISSSQNDLTRSSAIKTPARVQTSASSNNTTLQRTNDITINNNREAITLNEIPRGNPNDINSLEKELQLLDIELMRVKEEVSKQTNTTQIKAQLQELLNYKELQYQRNLNNKTPKTPTNLNSVRDDLSNLESQVDILESYLSDKKSELDQLNQQIQSHNQ, from the coding sequence ATGCCAAAACTGGAACAATTTGAGATCAAGAAATATTGGCAAATTTTCACAGGTTTAAAACCTGTTGATAACAAGGTCGATCATGATCAAGTGTTACCAATGTTATATAATTCTAAACTGGATTCATCGATACTTAATCAGATTTGGTTTCTTGCCGATATCGATGACGATGACAATTTAGATTTCGAAGAGTTTGTTATTTGTATGAGATTGATCTTTGATTTGGTCAATAAAAACATATCTAGTGTACCTGATGAATTGCCGGATTGGCTGGTGCCAGGAAGCAAGGCGAAATTGGTTAAAGAGAGAAAGAAGCTGAAACAAGAGGAAAATATCGAATTGCCAAAGGCTAATGACCTGCCACAAATTGATTGGTACATTTCTCCAGAGGATAAAACATTCTATGacaatttaatatcatccATTCAAATGAACACAGATGGTACCTATACTTTACAATCAATATCAGAtgcattgaaaaataagTTCTTTAATATAGGTACATCGGATATAAATAAAGCATGGACGTTGGTGAATCCATCGAGTTCCGCCTCTATAAATAAAGATCCAGCATTATATTTCATCCACATTTTAAGACAACGAAATGATGTTGGAGCTTTGATTCCAAGTGAATATCCAACAAATTTGGAAAGCgtaattaataaaaagcAAATTGACTAcaatatttcttcatctcAAAATGATTTAACAAGATCAAGTGCCATTAAAACACCTGCTCGTGTCCAAACTTCGGCATCTAGTAACAACACTACTTTGCAGAGGACAAATGATATAACTATAAACAACAATCGGGAAGCTATTACTTTGAATGAGATTCCAAGAGGTAATCCAAATGATATAAATTCTCTGGAGAAAGAACTGCAATTGTTAGATATAGAATTAATGAGAGTAAAAGAAGAAGTCTCTAAACAAACGAACACAACACAAATAAAAGCACAATTACAAgaattgttaaattataaagaattacaatatcaaaggaatttaaataacaaaacTCCAAAAACTCCAACAAATCTAAACAGTGTAAGAGATGATTTATCTAATTTAGAAAGTCAAgttgatattttagaatCTTACTTATCAGATAAGAAAAGTGAATTGGATCAATTGAATCAGCAAATCCAATCTCATAACCAATAA